The sequence ACGGGGCGCCTTTGAACAGCGGTAGAAATTTCAAACTCTTCGACAGGAACGGCTCTACCGATATGCGCAGCCAGGGGACGAGAACGAAGACTCCCCAGAGACCGTACACGATGCTCGGGATCGCGGCAAGGAGTTCGATGAGCATCGAGACCGGTTTTTCAAGCCAGGACGGGGCCAGCTCCGAGAGAAACACCGCCACGCCGATACTAAGCGGCAGCGCGATGATCAACGCAAGAACCGACGAGACGATCGTCCCGAAAATGAACACCAGCGCGCCGTACTCTTCCTGGACCGGGTCCCAGATCTCGCGCGCGAGAAACGACCAGCCGAACTTCTCGATCGACAAGCTTGAACCCTTGAACATCTCGTAGGCCATCAGGAAGACGAGCGCGAAGACGAGAAATGCAAAGAACGCGGTCGAACCCTGAAACACCAGATCCCCAAAATTGATATTCTGCCTTTTTTTCGCTTCGGCGGGAATATCAGGCGGGGGAGCATTCTCGGCTCCTCCGCCTGCATTCTGTCCCAGCGGCAATGCAAGACTCGATAAGGTATCAGCCACAAGACATCAATTAATTGTGATGGTGTCGATTTTTTGCAGGCAGAGTTTCGCAACGGCTCCCGGCAGCGGTGCATAGTAAAGGTCTTTTGCGTAGGCCTGTCCGTCGGTCATAGCCCACTTCAGGAACTTCGTTATTTCTTGTGCCTTGGTTTTATCTTTCATGTCCTTATAGATCAAGAGCCACGTAAATCCGGAAATCGGGTAGGCATCTTTTCCACCGGCATCCGTGATCATCAAACGAAAATCCGAAGGCATGTTGTCCGCAAAACTAGCTGCAGCAGCCGAGACGGCATCAAAAGATGCTTGGACGAAATTACCGGACTTGTTTTGCAACAAGGCATAAGGGAGATTGTTTTGCACAGCGTACGCCAATTCAACGTAGCCGATCGCCCCTTCCGACTGTTTGATAAGACCGGCAACCCCTTCGTTTCCTTTTCCTCCCAAGCCGACGGGCCAATTCACGGATGTCCCCTTACCGACACTCAGCGCCCACAGTTTACTTACTTTCATCAGATAATCTGTGAAAATGTTTGTGGTGCCGCTTCCATCGGAACGGTGTGCAACAATGATCGCCTGGTCGGGAAGGTTCTTGCCTGGATTGATGGCCGCAATTTTGGAATCATTCCAATTGGTTATCTGTCCGAGATAAATTCCTGCCAGCACATCGGGCGAAAGACGGAGGTCCTTCCCGGCCGCAGGAAGATTATAGGAAAGCACGACAGCCCCCATAACGGTGGGAATATGGACAACATCCGAGCCCTGCTTTTCCTTGATCGCGCTCATCTGTGCCTCGGTGAGGAACGCATCGGAAGCTCCAAAATCGACCGTCCCTTCCGTCACCTGCTTGATGCCGCCGCCGCTTCCGATCGACTGGTAGTTGAATTCGACGCCGCTCTTCTTGCTGTAGATGTCGAACCATTTCGAATAAATGACGTACGGGAAAGTCGCCCCCGCTCCGTTCAGCTTCATCTGCGCAAGTGCAGCTTCGCCGGCAACCAAGGATGCGACGAGCAGCAGTAATGCGATTGTCAGTGATTTCATTTTTTGTCCCTTCACGTTCAAGTTAATGGATAACAATGATCCGCTATCAGAGGTAAATGTACCAGAACGTCAGACGAGCCGTCAGCGATGCTTTGATCGATGCGCCGCCAACCGGTGTCTCGTAAGACTCATACACAATGTTGGGCGAAATAAAAACTCGACCGTCCGGCTTATACACTAATCCGCCTAATGCATAGTTGCGCGAATCGCCCTTTGCGGCATTGTCGCTTGCCGTGTTCGGGTCGTAGCTGTCGTACCTGGCGACGATGCCCCAGTCCGGGACAAAATAATACTGAGCATACACCCAGTACCCAAGCGCGTTCTTCGAAGAAGGCGATGTCGCACCGGTGGCTGTGTATCCGTTGGCAGTCTGCTGCATGAACACTTCCGCTCCAAGATTTGTCTGGGTCGGCACTGTTGCGGTCAACGTCGATCGTCCGTAGCCGACAAAGACCGCTTCCGTCAATGTGCTGTTGCCTACAAGCCCTGTTTTCGTTGCGAGTTCTCCGGCATCAGCATAGTCAATGTACGCCGTTGCATTCCAGGTGTTCGAGGTCACGTATTGAATATCCGCGTAGTACCGTTTGTATTTGTTGTTCTCGGGGATGGTTCCGCTCGAAGAATTATTTCCTATCATTAACCAATAATTAAACGTCCCGTCCGAAGTCAATCTCCCTCTGAGAGAGAGCCCGAGATCGACCGCCGGAACGAGCCCCTTCTGATCCATGATGGTCTTCTCGAGGAATCGAAACCCCCAGTTCGCTTCTGAAATCGCGAACCCTGGCGTTAACTGGGTACCAAACGTCAAATTGCTTCCTGCAAACACGTTCTTCCAAGTAAGCCAAGCCTCTTTTACGAACGGAGCCATTTTGCCGCTGGCGAGTTCGTCTGCGGAGCTCGGCGGAGTTGTCGTATTAGGCGACGTTACACCCGGGTTGGCCGCTTGATCTGCTTCGAAACGCAACCGCGCAGCGAACATCTCGGAAATGTTATCGTCCATGGTGAAATAAATACGACGGAACTGAAACGCTTGCATCGATTCCGCTCCAGGAGCTGCTGAACTCAGCGCCGAGGCCGCTGGTGCTTTCACGTTGAAAACGGGGTCCCGTGTGACATTGTAATAATAATCGCCGAACATGTAACCGCTAAACGTCATCTGCGAAAATGCAGCCTCCGACACGAGGAAGAGCCCAACCGCCAGCAGAAACAAGAACTTCTTCATGTGTATCCTTTCTGTAATTGATGAATTGTGAAGATAAGATTGAATTGAGAGATGCGCAGCGTGCTTTTTTGAGTGCGCTAAAATACACTTAATACAATAGCTTTATATTACTCGTATGTTAAGAAATTGTTAACAGGCCAAATGGGTGGAAAAACCGCCAAATATTTCTGATAAAGAAAAAGAAACGAACATCGGGGAAAAAAAATGAATGATCCGCCCCGGACCCGTCGAGTAGCGAGCCCGATCATCGCGCTGAAACATCGAGCTCGGCAAGACGTTCCTGGGCGTGCTGGTGCTGCCGCTCTTCCCGTTCGCTCCGCACCGGAAGCGAAAGGACTTTTTTCAACGATTCTGCCGCTCCGTCCTTGTCCCCCATCGCCATTTTCGTAAAATACATTTCGTAAAATGCGTATGAGCTGCCCGGGTCGCATTGAACCGCTTTTTCGAGCAGCTCTTCCGAGCGTGCCAGCGATCCGTGGAGATCCTCCCCGAAAATGACCCGCGCGATGGTCCGCTCGAACCAGGAAAGTTTCGAACTCTCCCGCTCGAACACAGCGAGAACGACGTAGGCGAGCGCGAACGTCGAGTCGAGCTCGATCGCTCTCTCGGCGTGAAATCGGACTTCCTTCCCGCGGCTCATTTTTTCCGAGATGCTGCCGAACGGAATGAGGCTCCCCTGCGTCAGCGAAACCCAAAAATGCGCCGCGGGGGAGGACGGGTTCAGCGCCAGCAGCGATTCGGCGAACGCCGCGGCATGGAGGTAGTATGACTGCGAGCTCGTATCGGTATGGAGATGGAGCCAGCCGAGATCGCATTGCGCCCTGACGAGCCGGAGAAGAATTTCGTCGTTCCGGGGAGCGATCGCATACGCCTTTTCGTAGTAACGGAGCGCTTCGTCGGTTTCCTGATGGAAAAAGCGATCGTCCCCCGACTGCAGAAGCGTTTCAAGCTCCTGTCCCCGGGCGCAGAATGGAAGTGTGAGTACAACAAGGAACGCGAGAAATTTGCCGTGCATCCATCAACCGGACGGTGGAAGAAATGCTTTGACCGGCATAAAGATAGGGGAATGCCGTGACTAGGGTATTACAGCGGTATTATCAATGTGTTAAGGAAATGGCGGCGAGGCAGAGAGAAGAAGTTATGCCGCGGGCGAGAAGCGGACCTTGACGCGGAAGGCTTTTTCGAAAAGCTCTTTTTTTCTGTTCGCCCCCCAGACCTCCAGCTCGATCTTTGCTTTGTGCGACCGCCGCAGTTTGAAAAGCACCGCCGACCGCGTGCGCTTGCATCGCAGACTTTTGATGACCGAGAAATGCGTCCGGTCAAGCCCGTCCGCGATGCGCAGCATCGATGCGAGCTTCATCACAACATCCCGTTCGTCGGCGCTGAGCCTGGAGTACCCCTCGTGTTTCATCTTCGGATGGCTCTTCCTGTGGTACCGCGCGACGTTTGCGATGATCTCTTTCTCATTCTCCGTGAATCCGAGGAGCTCCGAGTTGCGGATGAGGTAGTATGAGTGACGATGATGCTGGGCGTGCGAGACGAACAACCCGACCTCGTGGAGCAGCGCGGCCGCTTCGAGGTAGACCCGCTCGCTTTCGCCGAGCTTATGGAGCGGCGCGGTCTGGTCGAAGATATCGAGCGCGAGCCGGCTCACCTGATGCGCGTGTTCCTTTTCATACCCGAAACTTTCCGCGATGTGCAGCACGCTCGTATACCGGATATCGTGAAAATGGTCGAATTTCTTTTTCCGGTGAAACTTCTCGATCGTATCGAGGATGATCCCTTCGCGGAGCGCGTACTCCGAGATCGTCATCCGTTTGATGCCGAGCGCGCGGAACGCTTCTTCCAGAATGATCACCCCGGCGACGACGATGTCCGCCCTCGCCGGGTCGAGCCCGTCGATCTCGGTCCGGTCGTCGGGATCGTGCCGTTCGAGGATCCTCTCCGCCACTTCGGAAACCTCGTCGTCGGTGAAGGTAAAATTGTTGATCGAGGATTCCGACTCCTCGTCCCGCCGAAGCCGGATGATGTGGGCGATGTTGGTGATCGTCCCCGACGTCCCCACCGCGACTTCGTAGCTGTTCTTCCGCGCCGCCCGCGCGATCGGGCTGAGCATTCCTCTCACGTACTGCCGGCAATCTCGGATCGATTTTGAAGAAGCGACCCCGTCCTCGAAAAATCGCTGCGTCAGCCGCACGGCGCCGATCTTGAGGCTGTTGGTGTAGAGAATATTCCTCTGGTAGCCGAAAAGAAATTCCGTGCTCCCCCCTCCGATGTCCAGCATCAGGTGCCGTTTCTTGAAGATCGGCAGCGCCTGGAGAACGCCGAGGTGGATGAGGCGCGCTTCCTCGAACCCGGACGCAACCTCGATCTTGATCCCCGCCTCCGTTTTCACGAGCCGGAGAAATTCGTCCTGGTTCAGCGCTTCGCGCACG is a genomic window of Bacteroidota bacterium containing:
- the pstC gene encoding phosphate ABC transporter permease subunit PstC, which gives rise to MADTLSSLALPLGQNAGGGAENAPPPDIPAEAKKRQNINFGDLVFQGSTAFFAFLVFALVFLMAYEMFKGSSLSIEKFGWSFLAREIWDPVQEEYGALVFIFGTIVSSVLALIIALPLSIGVAVFLSELAPSWLEKPVSMLIELLAAIPSIVYGLWGVFVLVPWLRISVEPFLSKSLKFLPLFKGAPYGFGMLAAGIILSIMVLPIITSISRDVLKAIPTMQREAALALGATRWETTRIILSDARSGLLGATLLGLGRAVGETMAVTMVIGNRPEISASLFAPGYTMASVIANEFTEATSDMYISSLIEIALILFAVTVLLNAAARLIVWSVTKKFKNA
- a CDS encoding Ppx/GppA phosphatase family protein; protein product: MKNQKKNLAAIDVGTNSLHLLVAEVSPESGNFKILEREKEIVRLGSGSTDMKYLAGNAVERAIHALRRFRMIADSYHASIRAIATSAVREALNQDEFLRLVKTEAGIKIEVASGFEEARLIHLGVLQALPIFKKRHLMLDIGGGSTEFLFGYQRNILYTNSLKIGAVRLTQRFFEDGVASSKSIRDCRQYVRGMLSPIARAARKNSYEVAVGTSGTITNIAHIIRLRRDEESESSINNFTFTDDEVSEVAERILERHDPDDRTEIDGLDPARADIVVAGVIILEEAFRALGIKRMTISEYALREGIILDTIEKFHRKKKFDHFHDIRYTSVLHIAESFGYEKEHAHQVSRLALDIFDQTAPLHKLGESERVYLEAAALLHEVGLFVSHAQHHRHSYYLIRNSELLGFTENEKEIIANVARYHRKSHPKMKHEGYSRLSADERDVVMKLASMLRIADGLDRTHFSVIKSLRCKRTRSAVLFKLRRSHKAKIELEVWGANRKKELFEKAFRVKVRFSPAA
- a CDS encoding tetratricopeptide repeat protein; this encodes MHGKFLAFLVVLTLPFCARGQELETLLQSGDDRFFHQETDEALRYYEKAYAIAPRNDEILLRLVRAQCDLGWLHLHTDTSSQSYYLHAAAFAESLLALNPSSPAAHFWVSLTQGSLIPFGSISEKMSRGKEVRFHAERAIELDSTFALAYVVLAVFERESSKLSWFERTIARVIFGEDLHGSLARSEELLEKAVQCDPGSSYAFYEMYFTKMAMGDKDGAAESLKKVLSLPVRSEREERQHQHAQERLAELDVSAR
- the pstS gene encoding phosphate ABC transporter substrate-binding protein PstS; the encoded protein is MKSLTIALLLLVASLVAGEAALAQMKLNGAGATFPYVIYSKWFDIYSKKSGVEFNYQSIGSGGGIKQVTEGTVDFGASDAFLTEAQMSAIKEKQGSDVVHIPTVMGAVVLSYNLPAAGKDLRLSPDVLAGIYLGQITNWNDSKIAAINPGKNLPDQAIIVAHRSDGSGTTNIFTDYLMKVSKLWALSVGKGTSVNWPVGLGGKGNEGVAGLIKQSEGAIGYVELAYAVQNNLPYALLQNKSGNFVQASFDAVSAAAASFADNMPSDFRLMITDAGGKDAYPISGFTWLLIYKDMKDKTKAQEITKFLKWAMTDGQAYAKDLYYAPLPGAVAKLCLQKIDTITIN